The genome window GGTAGGTCAGAGGCTGATCTCCTATTTTTCAACGTACCAGAATGTAGATATGCACGGACTCCTGCAGCACGACGGCGGAACCGTAACAAAGACGCGCATACTCGCTGGAGATACGCACACCACCAAGCAGCAGGTGATAAGGATTGACAGGGAGGATGGACGGGAAACCCCTGCTTACCTTAAGGCTGTACTGAAGGAACGGCTGATGGCCATCGGCCCCGAAATGGACGGCTTCGTCTTCTCTGACTACGAATACGGGCTGATTGACCAGGAGATTGTTGAGTACGGAAAAATGATGGCCAAGAAGAAGACCGTCGTCGGTGATTCGAGGTTCAACCTGCGTCAGTTCTCCGGTTTCACTCTTATTACACCGAACGAATCCGAGGCGTACACGCTTGCCGGGCTGGACCCGTATCACCATGGTATCGATGAGACGGCAGCGAAGATCATGAGTTTCATGCAACTGGAGGCACTCCTCATAACAAGGGGAAATAAAGGGATGTGCCTCTGCCTTAACACCGGGGAGATGCACCATATTCCAATATCAGGTACTGATGAGATCGCCGATGTTACCGGAGCTGGAGACACCGTCGCAGCGGCAGTTACACTGTCGCTGGCTGCCGGCGCTGATTACCTGACCGCCGCAAAGATCGCAAACCATGCGGCAGGCATCGTGGTCATGAAACGCGGAACGGCGGTGACGACCCTGGATGAGCTGAGAAAGGTGATCGAGGAACATGGGTGAATACATCAGGGACCACGGTGAACTCAAGCGCATCATCGACCTGGAGCGATCAAAGGGGAAGAAAATAGTCTTTGGTAACGGGTGCTTCGATCTGCTCCACGTGGGGCACGTCAGGTATCTGGCAGGTGCTAAAGCGCTCGGCGATGTTCTTGTGGTCGCTCTCAATGACGACGCATCTGTCGTGGGTTTGGGCAAGAGAAAAGTGGTGGTCACGCCGCTCGTGGAACGGGTTGAGATTGTCGCTGCGCTGCGCTTTGTAGACTACGTAACCACCTTCTCAGAGCCCACCGTGGAGAACCTGCTGCGATTGCTGAAGCCTGATTTCCATGCCAAGGGGACCGACTACACGCCGGATACGGTACCTGAAAAAGATGTCGTCAAAGCCTACGGAGGACAGGTTGCCATCGTGGGCGATCCTAAAGACCACTCAACGAGGGATATAGTAGCACGTCTCAAGAGTCCGGAAGGGCAATGACACGTCTCCCCCTGTCGGTCTATATGATTACTCTCAACAATGCGGCAACTATAGAGAAGGCCCTTGCGAGCGTCTGCGGATGGGCCGATGAGATCGTCGTGATTGATTCCGACAGCACGGATGATACGCCTCGCATCGCCCGGGAATATGCTTCAAACTACCAACAGTTCATCACGACCAGCCAGAGGGAGAAGTATCAGTATGCTCAGGATCACTGTACCTTGCCATGGGTGCTTTTCATCGACGCCGACGAATGGCTCACACCCGAGATAAAACAGGAGATCGAAGATGTTGTGCGGGGCACCACCGAGTGCGAGGGCTTCCTGGTCGAACGGAAAAATTTTTTTCTCGGGAAACTGATACGGTACGGTGGGTGGTATCCTGATCATGAGATC of Syntrophorhabdales bacterium contains these proteins:
- a CDS encoding bifunctional ADP-heptose synthase; amino-acid sequence: MAEKELSVTEKFKGKKICVIGDIIADIYIYGMPYKLSREAPVVVVKYEEEKLYPGSAGNTIANLLALGAHVFPLGCVGKDQVGQRLISYFSTYQNVDMHGLLQHDGGTVTKTRILAGDTHTTKQQVIRIDREDGRETPAYLKAVLKERLMAIGPEMDGFVFSDYEYGLIDQEIVEYGKMMAKKKTVVGDSRFNLRQFSGFTLITPNESEAYTLAGLDPYHHGIDETAAKIMSFMQLEALLITRGNKGMCLCLNTGEMHHIPISGTDEIADVTGAGDTVAAAVTLSLAAGADYLTAAKIANHAAGIVVMKRGTAVTTLDELRKVIEEHG
- a CDS encoding glycosyltransferase family 2 protein, with protein sequence MTRLPLSVYMITLNNAATIEKALASVCGWADEIVVIDSDSTDDTPRIAREYASNYQQFITTSQREKYQYAQDHCTLPWVLFIDADEWLTPEIKQEIEDVVRGTTECEGFLVERKNFFLGKLIRYGGWYPDHEIRLYRKDKGRWEGGLHAKVEVNGKVGKLKNYYMHAPYNDISHLIKTVDRYSGAFAEDLKGTGHSFYLFNMIFRPLYRFLRDFIIKRGFLDGVPGLIIVASTMYYVFMKHARLWEMEKMQGRRHERAAR
- a CDS encoding adenylyltransferase/cytidyltransferase family protein: MGEYIRDHGELKRIIDLERSKGKKIVFGNGCFDLLHVGHVRYLAGAKALGDVLVVALNDDASVVGLGKRKVVVTPLVERVEIVAALRFVDYVTTFSEPTVENLLRLLKPDFHAKGTDYTPDTVPEKDVVKAYGGQVAIVGDPKDHSTRDIVARLKSPEGQ